In the Polyangiaceae bacterium genome, CATCCGATTCCCAGCGCCGCAGCATCTCGGCCGGCGGTACGCCCTCGCCCCCCAACTCTCGCCAAAAGTGGTGGGCCAGCAGGCGGACGTCGCCTTCGCGCTCACGCAGTGGGGGCAGCCCAATGCGACCAACGGCCAGGCGATAGAAGAGGTCGTCGCGGAAGCGGCCCTCCTGGACCTCGTGGTCCAAGTCCCTCCGCGTTGCGGCGATGATGCGTACGTCGACGCGCACGGATTGCTCGGAGCCAAGCCGCCGGATTTCGGAACTCTCGAGGGCGCGCAGCAGCTTCGGCTGTAGCGCGACGTCTAGGTCGCCAATCTCGTCGATCAACAGCGTGCCGCGATGCGCCAGCTCGAACACACCGCGCCGGGCGCCCGCTGCGCCTGTGAACGCGCCCTTTTCGTGGCCGAACAGCTCTGCTTCCACGAGGCTCGCGGGTACGGTGGTGCAGTCGAACACGACGTAGGGGCCACTACGCCGTGAACTCGCTTCGTGGATGGCTTCGGCCAAGACTTCTTTGCCGGTCCCCGTTTCCCCTTCGATGACCAGCGGGATCTCCGAGCGCGCCAGACGGCGCACCAGGGGATACAGGCGACGGATGGCGGGGCTGTTGCCCAAGAAACTCCCAAAGCAGTTGGCTTCCGGGGGCGGAGGGGCGTCCATGGCCTCGCGCGTCAACTGGAGCGTCGTCGAGCCCATCCGAATGGTCTCCCCCGGCGAGATGAAGGCCTCCACGACGCAGACACCCTCGACGAACGTGCCGTTGGTGGACCCGAGATCGCGCAGCCGGACCTTGGTGCCCAGCACCTCTATGGACGCATGCCGGCGCGATACCTCCCGGTCCGAGAGCCGCAACGAGCACGCTGGTCCTTGGCCGACCAACAAGGGGGACGGTTGCGCGCCATCGATGCGGGCTCGGGCTCCTACGTCCGGTCCGCCGATGACGGCGACGTCGAACACCGCGGCGGCGCCCTGCGGTGCGAGTTGGTCGGGTCGAATCGCGGTGGCGAGTTCGTCGAAGTCGGAGGCGTCGGTCACGTGTGAGGCTACCCTAGCACACGCAAACTCCCTCGCGCCGCCTAGCTCGGGGCGGCGTCAGGCTGCGGGAACTACGTGGCTTGCGGTAGACCGAGGACCGGCCCCAGACAAGCCGGCCTCACTTCCACTCGATCTTGACGTTCTTGATGTAGCGCTTGTTGTTGGTGCCGGGAGATGGAGCGCCGTTCGTGCCATTCGACCACCAACCCCCGAGCCAAATCTGCTGAAAGAAGTAGGGCTGACCGTTGTAGTCGATTCTCCACTTGACGTTCGTGGTCTGTCCCGCCATCGCGCCGTTGAGTTTGAGGTAGCAGGAGCCGTTGTTCGTGTCGTGGTCCCCAGTGTCGATGTAGACCTCGACTTGGTTCCAAGCGTTCGACAGCCAGGACGGAGTGCTTCCGGCGCCTACCTGCACCGTGAGAGGGGGCTGCGGTACGGTGACGAGCGTGCTCTGCGCACCCAGCTGAATCGAGCCCACTGCGTCATGTCCGCTGGTCTGCGCTTTTGGCCAGATCAACGGAATGATGTCCAT is a window encoding:
- a CDS encoding sigma 54-interacting transcriptional regulator, with the protein product MTDASDFDELATAIRPDQLAPQGAAAVFDVAVIGGPDVGARARIDGAQPSPLLVGQGPACSLRLSDREVSRRHASIEVLGTKVRLRDLGSTNGTFVEGVCVVEAFISPGETIRMGSTTLQLTREAMDAPPPPEANCFGSFLGNSPAIRRLYPLVRRLARSEIPLVIEGETGTGKEVLAEAIHEASSRRSGPYVVFDCTTVPASLVEAELFGHEKGAFTGAAGARRGVFELAHRGTLLIDEIGDLDVALQPKLLRALESSEIRRLGSEQSVRVDVRIIAATRRDLDHEVQEGRFRDDLFYRLAVGRIGLPPLREREGDVRLLAHHFWRELGGEGVPPAEMLRRWESDAWPGNVRALRNSVARAIAVGDLEHESLAPVSASSGSQDVIEEMIRARRPLPMGRLKVVEEYERRYIESVLAEHGGNVAAAAEASGVGKRYFQMLRARTRK